Below is a genomic region from Kribbella qitaiheensis.
CCGCGCTGGTGGGGGAGAAGAGCGACAACCTGCCGGGCGTGCCGGGCGTCGGTGACAAGACCGCCGCGAAATGGCTGAACCAGTTCGGTTCGCTGAACGATGTGATCGACCGCGTCAACGAGATCAAGGGCAAGGCCGGCGAGTCGCTGCGCGAGCACCTGTCCGACGTGATCCGGAACCGGCAGATCAACGAGCTGGTCCGCGACCTGACCCTGGACGTGGCGGTCGACGACCTGGTGCGGCACCCGTGGGACCGCGACAAGGTGCACACACTCTTCGACAGCCTGGAGTTCCGCGTACTGCGTGAGCGGCTGGTCGCCGAGCACGAGCAGGTCGAGGAGACCATCGAGGAAGGCTTCGACCTGGAGGGCACCCAGCTGAAGCCGGGCGAGGTGGCCGGCTGGATCAAGGAGCACGTCTCCACCGGCGCGCGGACAGGTGTCGCGGTGCAAGGCAGCTGGGGCCGCGGGACCGGCGAGATCACCGGGCTGGCGTTGGCCACCTCTACCGGTGCGGCTGCCTGGTTCGACCCGAGCACGCTGACCGAGGACGACGATTCCGCCTGGCGGGCCTGGCTTGCGGACCCGAAGCAACCGAAGGCGTTGCACGATGCGAAGGGCCCGCTGCTGGGGTTCCTGGAGCGCGGCTGGAAGCTGGCCGGGCTCACCTCGGACACCCAGCTGAGCGCCTACCTGGTCCGCCCGGACCAGCGGTCGTACGACCTGGCCGACCTGACCGTGCGATACCTCAAGCGTGAGCTGCGCACCGAGGAAGCCGACAACGGGCAGCTCAGCTTCGACGACATCGAGGGCGGGCCGGCCGCCGACGCGACGATGCTGCGCGCCCGCGCGATCGCCGACCTGGCCGACACTCTCGACGCGGAGCTGGAGAAACAAGCCGGTACGGCGTTGCTCGCGGAGGTCGAGCTGCCGCTGATCGACGTCATCGCGGATGTCGAGCGGGTCGGGATCGCAGTCGACCGGGCGTATCTCGAGCAGCTCGAGGAGCGGTTCGCCACCGGCGTACGGGAAGCCGCGACCTCGGCGTACGAGGTGATCGGCAAGGAGATCAACCTCGGGTCGCCGAAGCAGCTGCAGGTGGTGCTGTTCGACGAGCTGCAGATGCCGAAGACGAAGCGCACCAAGACCGGGTACACCACGGATGCGGATTCGCTGCAGGCGTTGTTCGAGAAGACCGAGCACCCGTTCCTGGCCTACTTGCTGGCGCACCGCGACGCGACCCGGCTGCGGCAGACCGTCGAAGGATTGCTGAAGACGATCAGCGCGACGGACGGCCGGATCCACACCACGTTCAACCAGACGATCGCGGCGACCGGGCGGCTCAGCTCGACCGACCCGAACCTGCAGAACATCCCGATCCGGACCGAGGAAGGCCGCCGGATCCGCGAGGCGTTCGTGGTCGGCGAGGGCAACGAGTCGCTGATGTCGGCCGACTACAGCCAGATCGAGATGCGGATCATGGCGCACGTGTCGGAGGACCAGGGGCTGATCGACGCCTTCAACTCCGGCGAGGACTTCCACTCGGTGACGGCCGCTCGGGTCTTCTCGGTGGAGGCGTCCGAGGTGACGCAGGAGATGCGCGCGAAGATCAAGGCGATGAACTACGGCCTCGCGTACGGGCTGTCGGCGTACGGGTTGAGTCAGCAGCTGAAGATCGGCGTGGACGAGGCGAAGGGCTTGATGGACGAGTACTTCGAGCGCTTCGGCGGGGTCCGCGACTACCTGCGCAGCATCGTGCTCGAGGCCGGTAAGAGCGGCTACACCGAGACGATCCTCGGCCGCCGGCGCTACCTGCCGGACCTGACCAGCGACAACCGCCAGCGCCGCGAGATGGCCGAGCGGATGGCGCTGAACGCGCCGATCCAGGGGTCGGCCGCGGACGTGATCAAGATGGCGATGCTGAAGGTCGACGCGTCACTGCGCTCAGAAGGCCTGCAGTCCCGGATGCTGCTCCAGGTCCACGACGAACTGGTCTTCGAGATCGCCCCCGGCGAACGCGAAGCCCTGGAGAAGCTCGTCCGCCGCGACATGGGCAGCGCCGTAGAAATGGCCGTCCCTCTCGACGTCTCCGTGGGCGTAGGCCGCACCTGGCACGAAGCCGCCCACTAACCCATGGAAGTGGGGCGGCCCGCGTACTTCGGGAGGTGGTCGGGGGCGAGAGCGTTGGCGAGGCAGCGTTGTTCGCGTAACGGGATTTCGGGCATGTCGGTCAGGGGGAACCAGCCGACCTCGAGGGACTCGTCGTCGTTCACGCGGGCCTCGCCGCTGATCGGGCGGCAGCGGAAGCACATGTCGAGGAACTGGACCTGGTCGCCGTTCGGGTACGCCGACGGCGGCATCGCCTCGATGCTGACCAGCCGCTCCACCTCGGCCTCGACGCCGGTCTCCTCCTGGATCTCCCGCAGGATGGCGATCGCAGGCTCCTCGCCGGGCTCGAGGCAGCCCGCGATCAACGTCCACCGGCCGTCGTCGGCGCGGCGGGCCAGCAGGACACGATCGTCCTCGTCGAGTACGACCG
It encodes:
- a CDS encoding NUDIX hydrolase, with amino-acid sequence MPTPKFILELRSKIGHDPLWLPGITAVVLDEDDRVLLARRADDGRWTLIAGCLEPGEEPAIAILREIQEETGVEAEVERLVSIEAMPPSAYPNGDQVQFLDMCFRCRPISGEARVNDDESLEVGWFPLTDMPEIPLREQRCLANALAPDHLPKYAGRPTSMG